The Flavobacterium sp. 1 genome contains the following window.
TTCTGAAATCCGTTTAAATTTGGATTCGACTAAATCTCCAATAGTTCCAAAAATACCAACAATTACAGCTATTATAAGCCAAATGTAGGTGTTCTTTTCTGGAAGCATTAAAAAATATTTTGAAATAAAATAACTTGCAATTAATGCAAATCCAATGCCGCCGAGAAATCCTTCAATGGTCTTTTTGGGAGAAATCCTTTCAAATAATTTGTGTTTGCCAATTGATTTTCCAACTAGATAAGCAAACGTATCATTGGTCCATATTAAGATAAAAATACTGATTAGGATGTTTGGGTTGTAACCCTTAATTCCAAAAGGTATTTTTGTAATTATTATAAAAGGAAGAATAATGTATCCAATCAAATAGGCAAATTTTGAAAAGGAATCTACTTTTAGATTTTTGTTATCGAATAAAAAGACGATACATTTCAAAGAAACTATAAGTGATGAGAATAGTACTGCTAAATCAAAATTTCGATTATACCTCAGTATGTATAAAATACCATCGCCTTTTTCGGCTATAGCAATTTTATAAAAAAAGAAATAGAATAAACCGGCTATTATAAATGGGACAATTTTATTTAAATGCACTAAGTTGCAAAATTCAGTTACTGCAATTAATAAAAAAACTCCAAATAGAATAAAAAAAGTTTCTATAGAGTATTGTATTGAAGCTATTAGTAATAAAATATAAATAGCTCCAGATATTGATCTTTTTACTGTTTCATTCATTTTAAAGATCTTCTAAAAGCAACAGGTATAAATTTTTTGCAGAGCTTCCATACTGAGTAAAATCTTCTTCTTTTGCTTTTTCAAAATATTTGATGGTTGTAATATTGGTGGGGTATTCTGTTAAATATTTTTTTCGGATAGCACTAAGACCATCACTTTTGCCTTCAACAATCTGGCTTGTTTTTGCCAAAATCACAATATTGGCGGGTAAGTCATTTGGTTTTTTTTGCTTAATCTGATTGGAGGAAAATAAAATAGATCCTTCTTCAGTTATCAGATTTTCACAACCAGACAATAAAAATTTAGGATTTATATTTTGTCCGTAAGTAAGTTTGTTTTCATCTAATAAAAAAAATAATTTAGGCTCATAGCATAAGGCTTCACATTCAAACCAATCATTTTCTTCAAGTATGTTTTCAAATTGTTCTTTTACTTCATTTAAATTTTCACAGTATAAAAATTTACCGCCATTTTTTTTAAAATTGTAGATGAATTGTTCATCCAGAGGGGAGTTAATATCTGGATTTGGCTTATTTGAATTATCATCTCTGTCTTCATTAGAAGAAGAGTCGTTAGAACCAAATAATTTTTTAAAAAGATTCATAATTTGTTACTAATCGTTTTGTGTTACTTGAAAACGTTCAAAGATAAAAAAATCTTAATTCAAAACTAGGTTTTGAATTAAGATTTTAAATATTTGTTAATTTTCAAATTATGAAACTACTTCACCTAAGTTTTTGTCGAAAGTTCTTTTTCCAAATATAGTTTCTAAATCATCTTTAAAGATTACTTCTTTTTCAATTAAAATATCGGCAAGCTGATTTAATTTGTCTTTGTTTTTTTCTAAAATTTGAATAGCTCTAAGGTATTGTCCTTCAATTAATTCTGAAATTTCAGCGTCAATTATTTTAGCAGTATCATCAGAATAAGGTTTAGAAAAACTGTATTCGCTCTGTCCGGATGAATCATAATAAGTAACATTTCCTATTTTGTCATTTAAACCATAAATAGTTACCATCGCACGGGCTTGTCGTGTTACTTTTTCTAAATCACTAAGTGCTCCAGTCGAAATTCGGTCGAAAGTAACTTTTTCTGCTGCTCTTCCTCCCATAGTAGCACACATTTCGTCTAACATTTGATCAGTTCTAACGATTTGTCTTTCTTCAGGAAGATACCAAGCTGCGCCTAAACTTTGTCCGCGGGGTACAATTGTTACTTTGATAAGCGGTGCTGCATGTTCAAGCATCCAGCTTACTGTTGCATGACCTGCTTCATGAATAGCAATTGCTCTTTTTTCTTCAGGAGTAATGATTTTGTTTTTCTTTTCAAGACCTCCAATAATTCTGTCTACAGCATCAAGAAAATCTTGTTTGTCAACTGCGGTTTTGTTATTTCTTGCAGCAATCAAAGCAGCTTCGTTACAAACATTAGCAATGTCGGCACCAGAAAACCCTGGAGTTTGTTTAGCTAGAAAATCAAGATCAAGATTTTCTACTTTTTTGATAGGAGCTAAGTGAACTTGGAAAATTTCAGCTCTTTCGCGGATATCTGGTAAGTCAACAAAAATTTGTCTGTCAAAACGACCAGCACGCATCAAGGCTTTGTCTAAAACATCGGCTCTATTGGTTGCAGCTAAAACAATAACATTAGAATTAGTTCCGAAACCGTCCATTTCAGTCAGCAATTGATTTAGAGTATTCTCTCTTTCATCGTTACCGCCAGACATGTTGCTTTTCCCTCTGGCTCTACCAACAGCATCAATTTCGTCAATGAAAATAATAGCTGGAGATTTTTCTTTGGCTTGTTTGAACAAATCACGTACACGTGAAGCACCAACTCCTACGAACATTTCTACAAAATCTGATCCAGATAGAGAGAAAAATGGCACTTGAGCTTCTCCTGCAACGGCTTTGGCTAATAAGGTTTTTCCTGTTCCCGGAGGTCCTACCAGTAAAGCTCCTTTAGGGATTTTACCTCCAAGATTAGTGTATTTTTCAGGGTTCTTAAGGAATTCTACAATTTCTTGTATTTCTTCTTTAGCACCTTCTAAACCGGCAACATCTTTAAATGTAGTTTTGATGTCCGTTTTTTCGTCAAAAAGTTTTGCTTTTGATTTTCCAATATTGAAAATCTGTCCGCCTCCGCCACCTGGACCACCAGACATTTTTCTCATAATAAATATCCAAACCCCAATAATGATTATTATTGGCAATAGGCTTATCAGGATATCTGTCCAGTTACTTTTTGGTAAAAAATTGAAATCTTTCAATTTACCTTCGGCAACAGCTTTTTCTAATTTAGTTTGAAAAATCTGATCATTACCTATGTCAAAAGAATAGTGAGGTCCTTTATTAGTGTTGCCTAATAAATCTTTGGCTACTTTTTTATGTTCAGGATCGTTTAAGGCTTTAGGATTTAAAAAAACTTCGGCTTCGCTTTTGTTATAAACAATTACTTTTTCAATTTGTCCTTTTTCTAAAAAGGAATTAAATTTTGAAGATGTAAGTTGTGCTGGTTCCTGAAAGCTTGATCCTCCAGTTGCAAAACTTATTCCTAAAAAAATTAATATTATTGCAGTATATACTAACCAAGGGCTTACCTTGAAATTTGAGTTTGGATTATTTTCTTTAGCCATTAGAAGATTGTTTCTTTAGTATTTGTTTTCGATTTTAGTGATTTTGGCATCACCCCAAAGACTTTCGATGTTGTAATATTCACGAATGTGTTTTTGAAATACATGCACAACAATATGAACATAATCCATTAATACCCATTCGGCTACATCGGAACCTTCTACATGCCAAGGTTTGTCTTTTAAATCTTTTGAAACTGTTTTTTGAATTGAATTGACAATAGCATTCACTTGAGTGTTTGAGTTACCATTGCATATTACAAAATAGTCAC
Protein-coding sequences here:
- a CDS encoding phosphatidate cytidylyltransferase; its protein translation is MNETVKRSISGAIYILLLIASIQYSIETFFILFGVFLLIAVTEFCNLVHLNKIVPFIIAGLFYFFFYKIAIAEKGDGILYILRYNRNFDLAVLFSSLIVSLKCIVFLFDNKNLKVDSFSKFAYLIGYIILPFIIITKIPFGIKGYNPNILISIFILIWTNDTFAYLVGKSIGKHKLFERISPKKTIEGFLGGIGFALIASYFISKYFLMLPEKNTYIWLIIAVIVGIFGTIGDLVESKFKRISEKKDSGNIMPGHGGILDRLDSVIFVAPIIFLFYQILNYVS
- the rsfS gene encoding ribosome silencing factor translates to MAKKIINNDALLANIIKGIEEVKGSDIDILDLREIDTAVCDYFVICNGNSNTQVNAIVNSIQKTVSKDLKDKPWHVEGSDVAEWVLMDYVHIVVHVFQKHIREYYNIESLWGDAKITKIENKY
- a CDS encoding LUD domain-containing protein, which produces MNLFKKLFGSNDSSSNEDRDDNSNKPNPDINSPLDEQFIYNFKKNGGKFLYCENLNEVKEQFENILEENDWFECEALCYEPKLFFLLDENKLTYGQNINPKFLLSGCENLITEEGSILFSSNQIKQKKPNDLPANIVILAKTSQIVEGKSDGLSAIRKKYLTEYPTNITTIKYFEKAKEEDFTQYGSSAKNLYLLLLEDL
- the ftsH gene encoding ATP-dependent zinc metalloprotease FtsH, which produces MAKENNPNSNFKVSPWLVYTAIILIFLGISFATGGSSFQEPAQLTSSKFNSFLEKGQIEKVIVYNKSEAEVFLNPKALNDPEHKKVAKDLLGNTNKGPHYSFDIGNDQIFQTKLEKAVAEGKLKDFNFLPKSNWTDILISLLPIIIIIGVWIFIMRKMSGGPGGGGGQIFNIGKSKAKLFDEKTDIKTTFKDVAGLEGAKEEIQEIVEFLKNPEKYTNLGGKIPKGALLVGPPGTGKTLLAKAVAGEAQVPFFSLSGSDFVEMFVGVGASRVRDLFKQAKEKSPAIIFIDEIDAVGRARGKSNMSGGNDERENTLNQLLTEMDGFGTNSNVIVLAATNRADVLDKALMRAGRFDRQIFVDLPDIRERAEIFQVHLAPIKKVENLDLDFLAKQTPGFSGADIANVCNEAALIAARNNKTAVDKQDFLDAVDRIIGGLEKKNKIITPEEKRAIAIHEAGHATVSWMLEHAAPLIKVTIVPRGQSLGAAWYLPEERQIVRTDQMLDEMCATMGGRAAEKVTFDRISTGALSDLEKVTRQARAMVTIYGLNDKIGNVTYYDSSGQSEYSFSKPYSDDTAKIIDAEISELIEGQYLRAIQILEKNKDKLNQLADILIEKEVIFKDDLETIFGKRTFDKNLGEVVS